TTCGAGATCGACCCCGAGGAGATCCTCGAAACCCGCTGCGACATGACCATTCTCGGCGGCAACCTCGTCTATGAGCGTGCCTGAGCCATGATCGACACGATCGTCAGACGCCTGCTTCAGTCCATCCCGGTGCTTATCGGGGTGCTGATCCTGGGCTTTCTGCTGATCCAACTGTCGCCGGGCGACCCGGCGCAGGTCTTCGCGGGCGCGATGGCACCGCCCGAGGTGGTCGAGGAAATCAGGCGCGACATGGGCCTCGACCGGCCCATGATCGTGCAATTCTGGGGGTATCTCGAGCGCGTGCTGCAAGGCGATCTCGGCCGGTCCTTCATTTCGAACAAGACGGTGGCGAGCGAGCTAGCGGACGCGATCGTCCCCACGCTCGAGCTGATGTTCGCTTGCCTGATCTGGTCCATTCCGCTTGGCATCGCGATGGGAACGCTGGGGGCGGTCTGGCGCGGTTCGATCCTTGACCGGGCGATCATGGCCTTCTCGGTGGCGGGCGTGTCGCTCCCGATCTTCTTCATCTGCCTGCTGCTAATCCAGTGGCTCGGCGTGAAATGGCAGCTCTTTCCGTTCATCGGGCGTGGCGGGCCGCTCTGGACGGTGGACGGCCTGCGGCATATCGCGCTTCCGGCGCTGTCGCTCGGGCTCATCTTCATTGGCCCGGTGGCCCGGATGACGAGGTCGAGCGTGCTCGAAGTGCTCAAGCTCGATCATGTGCGCACCGCGCGGTCGAAAGGGCTCAAAGAAGGCCGCGTGATCCTGCACCACGCGCTGCGCAACGCGCTTCTGCCGGTCATCACGCTGGTGGGGCTTCAGGCCGGATACCTTCTGGGTGGCGCGGTCGTGACCGAGACCATCTTTTCCTATCCCGGCATCGGGCGCCTCTCGGTGGGGGCGATCCTGTCGGCGGATTATCCGTTGGCGCAGGGCTGTATCCTCGTGCTCGCGCTGGCGTTCATTCTCATCAACATGATCGTGGACATGCTCTACGCGATGCTCGATCCAAGGGTGCAGGGCAAATGACGGCTGAGGCGGATATCGAGAACACGCCCCCGCGGCGGCAGGTCTGGTGGCGCGCGCTGATGCGCGACCCCTCCGCCGCGATCTCGATGATCGTTCTGGCGCTCTTCGTGCTGGGCGCGCTCTTCGCGCCGCTCATCGCGCCACACGATCCGTTCGAGGGAACGCGCAACGTGATGACGCCGCCGGTCTGGACCGAGAGGGGCGACTGGACCTACATCCTCGGCACGGACGGGCAGGGGCGCGACATCCTAAGCCGCCTGCTCTACGGCACGCGCCTGACGCTGCTGATCGGGTTGCTCTCGGTCGGCATCGGCGGCTTCCTCGGGTCCCTCCTGGGGCTGCTCTCGGCCTTTTATCCGCGCCTGTCG
This window of the Roseovarius sp. SCSIO 43702 genome carries:
- a CDS encoding ABC transporter permease codes for the protein MIDTIVRRLLQSIPVLIGVLILGFLLIQLSPGDPAQVFAGAMAPPEVVEEIRRDMGLDRPMIVQFWGYLERVLQGDLGRSFISNKTVASELADAIVPTLELMFACLIWSIPLGIAMGTLGAVWRGSILDRAIMAFSVAGVSLPIFFICLLLIQWLGVKWQLFPFIGRGGPLWTVDGLRHIALPALSLGLIFIGPVARMTRSSVLEVLKLDHVRTARSKGLKEGRVILHHALRNALLPVITLVGLQAGYLLGGAVVTETIFSYPGIGRLSVGAILSADYPLAQGCILVLALAFILINMIVDMLYAMLDPRVQGK